CGCAGCATTTTACCGGGGTCCGCGCCGATGCGTCAGGTCGGTCGGTCCGAAACGCGTCCGAAGGCAACGATTCCTTACACCCCGAAGTGGGCGCAAGCCCTTTGCTGGCGCCCCTTGGCGCATCATCGGCTGGCGGTGGAAGTGCTATCCTTGCCCATCCCCTTATTCAGTGCCCCTCTCTTTCGCGGGGCGAAAAACAGCGTGGCGCTTCCTTTCTTCGGCAAGAAAACTCCCCCGGCGACGCCGGACCGGGCTGCGCCCGGCGGCGGAGATGTGCCGAAGGCGCCGCAGCCGGCGCCGACGGAGCTTTCCAGTCTCGATTTCTCGCGGGGCGACGCCAACCGTGCGTTGGCGCAGTTCGCCGGCATGGTGGAAGTCCAGGAGGTCGAGACCGGCATCGGCGCGGTGTTCGAGGAAGCGGCGGTGCTGTATGCCAATGGCGCCGACGCCGAGGCGGAGAAGGTGCTGGTCGCGGTGCTCGACGAACCGGGCAGCGTCACCGGCGAAGGGCTGTGGATGATGCTGCTCGACCTCTACCGCCTTACCGGCCAGCGGCAGAAGTTCGAGTCGCGCGTGCTCGACTACGCCACCCGCTTCGAACGCTCTCCGCCGCCCTGGTACGACCTTTCCGCCGGCGAGCGCCGGCGAAGCGACAGCGTGCCGCTGGTGACGCTGTCCGGTGCCCTCAACGCGCAGTCGGCGGCCCAGTTCCAGCAGATCGGCATCATCGGCCGCAAGAGCGGCGCGGTGCGGATCGATCTTGCACGCGTGCGCGGGGCGGATGATGCCGGCTGCGCGTTGCTGCGCCAGGTGTTTGCCCAGCTGGCGGCGGATCGCGTCAAGGTGTCGCTGCTCAACGGCGGCGGCCTTGCCGATACGTTGTCGGCGCAGATCGAAGCGGGTCGCGCCGAGCAGCGCGACACCTGGCTGCTCGTGCTCGAACTGCTGCAGTACACCGCCGATTGCGAGCGCTTCGAGCAGCTCGCGATCGACTACGCGGTGACGTTCGAGGAGTCGCCGCCGTCGTGGGAGAAGAAGGCGTCCGCGGCGGCGGCCGCGCCGGTTGCCGAACCGAGCGCGCCGCTCGTCGGCGCCAAGGGTGAGTTCGTGCTCGATGGCGAGCTGGGCGGCGCCTCCAACGACATCCTGCGCAAACTCGCCGCGCATGCGGCGGAGCGCAAGTCGGTGGTGGTCGAATGCAGCCGGCTGCGCCGTATCGATTTCGTCTGCGCCGGCACGCTGTTCAACATCATCGCCACGCTGCAGGCCCAGGGCAGGGTGGTCGAGCTTCGCGGCGTCAATGCGATGGTCGGCGCGCTGCTGCGCGTCATGAGCGTGGATCAGGTCGCGCAGGTTACCCTGCGCGCATAAGGCTGCGGCCTCTTCCTTGCGGGAATCGGACATGGAACAGTATCACGGCACCACCATCCTCTCGGTGCGCCGCGGCAACAGCGTCGCGCTCGGTGGCGACGGGCAGGTCACGCTCGGCAACATCGTCGTCAAGGCGTCGGCGCGCAAGGTGCGCACGCTCTACCAGGGCCAGATCCTGGCCGGCTTCGCGGGCGGTACGGCCGATGCCTTCACGCTGTTCGAACGCTTCGAGGCCAAGCTCGACAAGCACCAGGGCAACCTGCTGCGCAGCGCGGTGGAACTCGCCAAGGACTGGCGCACCGACCGCATGCTGCGCCGGCTCGAAGCCATGCTGGCGGTGGCCGACCGCGAGCATTCGCTGATTATCACCGGCAATGGCGACGTGCTGGAGCCCGAGCAGGGCATCGTCGCCATCGGTAGCGGCGGGGCCTATGCCCAGTCGGCCGCGCGGGCATTGATCGAAAACACCGAGCTGTCGCCGCGCGACGTGATCGCCAAGTCGCTCGCCATCGCCGGCGACCTCTGCATCTACACCAACCAGTGCCACACGATCGAAGTGCTGGACTGAGCGCGCCGTCGTAACCCGTTTCGAGCGAACCGCCATGACCCAGATGACCCCGCCGGAGATCGTCTCCGAACTCGACAAGCACATCGTCGGCCAGGCCCGCGCCAAGAAGGCCGTGGCGATCGCGCTGCGCAACCGCTGGCGCCGTGCGCGCATCGACGAGCCGCTGCGCAGCGAGATCACGCCCAAGAACATCCTGATGATCGGCCCCACCGGGGTCGGCAAGACCGAGATTGCCCGCCGCCTGGCACGGCTCGCCAACGCGCCCTTCATCAAGGTCGAGGCCACCAAGTTCACCGAAGTGGGTTACGTCGGGCGCGACGTGGACACCATCATCCGCGACCTCGTCGAAATCGCGATCAAGGATGGCCGCGAGCGGGCGATGCGTGTGGTGCGCGACCGTGCCCTCGACGCTGCCGAGGACCGCGTGCTCGATGCGCTGCTGCCGCCGGCCCGCCCGGTCGGGTTCTCCGAACCGGCCCAGCCGCAGGATTCCGCCACGCGGCAGAAATTCCGCAAGAAGCTGCGCGAAGGCGAGCTGGACGACAAGGAAGTGGAGATCGAGGTCGCAAGTGCGCCGATGCAGGCCGAAATCTTCGCCCCGCCCGGCATGGAAGAGCTGACGCAGCAGATTCAGGGCATGTTCCAGAACCTGGGCAACAGCCGAAAGAAACTGCGCAAGCTGCCGATCCGCGAGGCACTCAAGCTGCTGGCCGATGAGGAAGCGGCGCGCCTGATCAACGACGAGGAAGTGAAGACCGAAGCGTTGCGGGCGGTGGAGCAGAACGGCATCGTCTTTCTCGACGAGGTCGACAAGATCGCCGCCCGGGCCGACGCCCACGGGGCCGACGTGTCGCGCCAGGGCGTGCAGCGCGACCTGCTGCCGCTGGTGGAAGGCACCACGATCTCGACCAAGTACGGCATGATCAAGACCGATCACATCCTGTTCATCGCCAGTGGCGCCTTCCATCTCTCCAAGCCGAGCGACCTGATCCCGGAGCTGCAGGGGCGCTTCCCGATCCGCGTGGAGCTGGAGTCGCTGTCGGTGGAAGACTTCGAGCGCATCCTGACCAGCACCGATGCCTGCCTGACGCGCCAGTACGAGGCCCTGCTGGCCACCGACGGCGTGACCCTGAGCTTCACGCCCGAGGGCATCCGGCGGCTGGCCGAGATTGCTTACCAGGTCAACGAGAAGACCGAGAACATCGGCGCGCGCCGGCTCTACACGGTGATGGAGAAACTGCTCGAAGAGGTCTCCTTCGAGGCCGGCAAGGTCGGCGTCGACAAGCTCACGGTCGATGCGGCCTACGTGGACACCCGTCTCGAAGTCCTCGCGCAGCGCGAGGATCTCGCGCGCTACGTGCTCTGAGTTTCGCCCGCCTTTCCGGCCCTTCTTCCCGTGCCCGCCCCGGCCCGTAGCGGCGCGATCCGTTGCGGGGCCGGGGTGCGGCCGCCATTCATGATGTCTTCATGCTGACCCGTATCGTCGCGATCCTGTTTCCGCTGTTCGCCATCACCGCGGCGGGCTTCTTCATCGGCCGCCGCCTGAAGCCCGATCTATCGCACGCGAACCGGCTCAACATGGACGTGTTCGTGCCGGCGCTGGTGTTCGCGGCACTCGCCAACCGCGAGTTCCGTATTGGTGAATACCTGCCGTTGCTGGGGCTCACGCTCGCGCTGGTGGCGGGCTCCGGCCTTGTCGGCTGGGTGGCTGCGCGGGCGCTGAAGGTCGAACCGCGCACCCTGGTGCCGCCGCTGATGTTCAACAACTGCGGCAACCTCGGCCTGCCGCTGGCGGTGCTTGCCTTCGGCGACGCGGCGTTGATGCCGGCGGTGGTGATGTTCATGGTGTCCAACCTGCTGCACTTTTCGTTCGGCGCCTGGCTGCTGGATCACCGTGCGCGGCTGGTCAACCTGTGGCGGGTGCCCTCGGTGGCCGCCACCTTCGCCGGTCTTGCGGTCGGCATCGCCGGCATCGAGGTGTGGCCGCCGCTGATGACCGCGATCAAGATGGTGGGCGATATCTCGATTCCGTTGATGCTGTTTGCGCTCGGCGTGCGGCTGACCGATGCGCGGCTGACCTCGGTCGGCCTCGGCGTCTTCGTCGCGCTGTTGCGGCCGCTCAGCGGCATGGCGCTGGTGTGGGTGCTGCTGCAACTGGTGCCGCTGCCGCCACGCGAAGCGGCGCTGTTGCTGGTGTTTGGCGCGCTGCCGCCGGCGGTGCTGAACTACATCTTCGCCGAACGCTACCGCCAGGAGCCCGAGAAAGTGGCGTCCATGGTGCTCATCGGCAACCTCGCCGCGGTGCTGTTCCTGCCGCTGGCACTGGCGCTGGCGCTGTAGTTCTCAATATGTGCTGCGCGGCGTCGCCCCGGCGCTGCGGCCGCTCGCCACCGTCGTCAGTCCGCGCCCGGTGCGCTTGCTGCGGTACATCGCGGTGTCGGCCGCGCCGAGCAGGTCGGCGAAGTTGTCGCCGTGATCGGGGTGCAGCGCGATGCCGACGCTGGCGGTGACCAGCCAGTTGTGGCCGGCCGCCGTGAGCGGCACGGTCAGCGCGTGCGAGATGCGTACCGCCGCGGTGCGGACTTCGGCTTCGCCCGCCGGCTCGCCGAGCAGGATCACGAACTCGTCGCCGCCCAGCCGGGCGACGGTGTCGCTGTCGCGCACGACATGGCGCAGGCGGGTGGCGAGCTGGGCGAGCACTTCATCTCCCACGGCATGACCGGCGCTGTCGTTGATTTCCTTGAAGCCGTCGAGGTCGAGCACCATCACCGCCGCGTGGCCGTTGTGACGGCGTGCGGCGGCGAGGGTGAGTTCGGCGCGCGCTTCGAGCAGGCGGCGATTGGGCAGTCCGGTCAGCGGGTCGTAGAACGCCAGCCGTGCCACCTCCGCCTCGACCTCCTTGCGCGCATCGATGTTGGAGATCTGCGCGAACAGACAGCCGAGGTAGGGGTGGTCGAGGTGGTTGCCGAGCCGCATCGAGATCCAGCGCGGCGGACCACCGCTGTCGTCCGGGACGCGGCACTCGATCACCACCGGTTCGCGGCGTTCGATGCACTGGCGCACGGCGCGCTCGACATCGAGCGCGTCTTCTTCGGCCACCTTGCGCCACAGCGGCTCACCTTCCCATTCCCGCGGCGGAAGTCCGGTGATGCGTTGCGCGGCGTTGTCGGCTTCGCGCACCCGGCCGCCGGCGTCGAGTTCGAGGATGCAGTCCGAACCCAGTCGCACCAGGGCCTGATGGCGGACCACCCGGCGCGCATGCTGCATGGCCAGGTGGCTGACCAGGCCCGCGAGCAGCGCACCCGCGGCCAGCAGCCCGAACAGCACCGTATCCGCCAGCGGGCGCGCCGCCGGTTCGGTGGGCTGGAAACGCAACTGCCAGCGCCGGCCGCCGAAACTCTCCTCGCGCGTGACGGTGCGTGGGTCGCTGTCGACGCCGGGCGGCGTGTTGTCTGCGTACAGCGGTGTCGCAGTGTCGATGGCCGCCTCGGTTGCGCCAAGGTCGGTGATCCGAAGATGGAACTGCTTGCGCAGGCTCGGCGAGATCGCCGCGTTGACCATCTCGTTGACCAGGAAGGAGGCCGCGACCGTGTCGCGGGTGTCGGCGGCGCTGGCGGTGGTGTCGGCGACATTGCGCAAGGGCGCCAGGATCAGGATCGCGAGCACGCCCGGCGCCTGCTGCAGCTGGATCGGCGGCGTGGCGGCGAAGCCGTGCTGCAGCGCGTGCTCCACAGTGACCCGGCGCACCTCGCTGGTGCCGAGGTCGTAGCCCAGCGAACGCTGGTTGCCGCTCGGCGGCTGGATCATCTCGACCACGTGGTAGCGCTCGCGAATGCCGTCCGGGTAGATGTCGAAGCGGTTGTAGATCGGGTCGTGGGCGCTGTATTCGCGCCGGATGCGTTGCACGTAGGCGGCCCGGTCGCGCTCCTCCACCGCACGGTTGAAGGCGAAGGCGCGCAAGCCGGGCAGGCTCTGCGGGGCCGACAGGGCGCGCACGTAGCGGGCGAATTCGTCCGGGTCGAAACGCTCCGAGGCGAGCCAGGTGGCGCGCAGGGCGAGGAGGGCGTTGCGGTAGTGCGCGGTCTGCTGCATCAGCGACAGCGTGGCCTGGTCCGCGATGCGGGCGAATTCGGCAGTGGCCTGGCGCTGCTCGAAGGCGCGGTACTGGCGCCACGCGGCCCATTCGATACTGACCACCAGCACGACGACGGCGATCGTTACGAGGAAACCACGCGCGGCGGGGCTGGCGTCGCGGCCGATCAGGGGCTGGCGCGGCGGAAAACTCATTCTTGTTCGCTCCCTTTGCCGGCGCCGCGGCCGGCGCTTCGCTTGGTGACCGCCGTGCGCGCCGATGGCGCGGCGGACCTTCTTCCGCAATGACCGTCCGCCGTCGCACGCGGCGCACACCCGTCCCGTGCCATGCCGGTCACGCGGGTTCGGGCTGGCCCCGGGTCATGACGGGGCGATAGGTTCTGCGGTGGACCTTAGCAGAGCCGGACGCGTCCGGGTGTCCGTGTGGCCGGTCGGCAACGCCGCCGGTCAGAAGTCGGTGAAGCGGCGGATCTGGCGGCGGTCACGCTTGGTGGGGCGGCCGTGCAGGTCGGCGCCCGGGGTGGCGGCGAGCTTGCGCTGTTCGCGGCCGGCCTGGCGGCGTTCGACGCTGTCCGGGGTTTCTTCGTACAGCGTCTGGGCCACACTGGCCGGGCCGCGCTTGTCGGCGATCGCGCGCACCACCACGGTGAACTGCTCCTCGCCGATGGTGATGTCGAGGCGGTCGCCGACCTTCACGTCGCGCGCGGGCTTCACCGCGCTGCCATTGAGCTTGACCTTGCCGCCGTCGACCGCGTCGGTGGCGCCGGTGCGGTGCTTGAAGAAGCGCGCCGCCCACAGCCACTTGTCGATGCGGGTGCGGGCGTCGTCGCTGCCGGAGGGGGAGGTGGTCACGATGCGGGAACTGCCGCGCCCGGCCTTGACGCCGGGCGCAGCGGGATCGTCAGCCGATCATGCCGGCGCCGACGGTGTTGTTGGTGCTTTCGTCGATGATGATGAA
Above is a window of Azoarcus olearius DNA encoding:
- a CDS encoding STAS domain-containing protein, which gives rise to MALPFFGKKTPPATPDRAAPGGGDVPKAPQPAPTELSSLDFSRGDANRALAQFAGMVEVQEVETGIGAVFEEAAVLYANGADAEAEKVLVAVLDEPGSVTGEGLWMMLLDLYRLTGQRQKFESRVLDYATRFERSPPPWYDLSAGERRRSDSVPLVTLSGALNAQSAAQFQQIGIIGRKSGAVRIDLARVRGADDAGCALLRQVFAQLAADRVKVSLLNGGGLADTLSAQIEAGRAEQRDTWLLVLELLQYTADCERFEQLAIDYAVTFEESPPSWEKKASAAAAAPVAEPSAPLVGAKGEFVLDGELGGASNDILRKLAAHAAERKSVVVECSRLRRIDFVCAGTLFNIIATLQAQGRVVELRGVNAMVGALLRVMSVDQVAQVTLRA
- the hslV gene encoding ATP-dependent protease subunit HslV; the encoded protein is MEQYHGTTILSVRRGNSVALGGDGQVTLGNIVVKASARKVRTLYQGQILAGFAGGTADAFTLFERFEAKLDKHQGNLLRSAVELAKDWRTDRMLRRLEAMLAVADREHSLIITGNGDVLEPEQGIVAIGSGGAYAQSAARALIENTELSPRDVIAKSLAIAGDLCIYTNQCHTIEVLD
- the hslU gene encoding ATP-dependent protease ATPase subunit HslU; protein product: MTQMTPPEIVSELDKHIVGQARAKKAVAIALRNRWRRARIDEPLRSEITPKNILMIGPTGVGKTEIARRLARLANAPFIKVEATKFTEVGYVGRDVDTIIRDLVEIAIKDGRERAMRVVRDRALDAAEDRVLDALLPPARPVGFSEPAQPQDSATRQKFRKKLREGELDDKEVEIEVASAPMQAEIFAPPGMEELTQQIQGMFQNLGNSRKKLRKLPIREALKLLADEEAARLINDEEVKTEALRAVEQNGIVFLDEVDKIAARADAHGADVSRQGVQRDLLPLVEGTTISTKYGMIKTDHILFIASGAFHLSKPSDLIPELQGRFPIRVELESLSVEDFERILTSTDACLTRQYEALLATDGVTLSFTPEGIRRLAEIAYQVNEKTENIGARRLYTVMEKLLEEVSFEAGKVGVDKLTVDAAYVDTRLEVLAQREDLARYVL
- a CDS encoding AEC family transporter → MLTRIVAILFPLFAITAAGFFIGRRLKPDLSHANRLNMDVFVPALVFAALANREFRIGEYLPLLGLTLALVAGSGLVGWVAARALKVEPRTLVPPLMFNNCGNLGLPLAVLAFGDAALMPAVVMFMVSNLLHFSFGAWLLDHRARLVNLWRVPSVAATFAGLAVGIAGIEVWPPLMTAIKMVGDISIPLMLFALGVRLTDARLTSVGLGVFVALLRPLSGMALVWVLLQLVPLPPREAALLLVFGALPPAVLNYIFAERYRQEPEKVASMVLIGNLAAVLFLPLALALAL
- a CDS encoding diguanylate cyclase domain-containing protein, producing MSFPPRQPLIGRDASPAARGFLVTIAVVVLVVSIEWAAWRQYRAFEQRQATAEFARIADQATLSLMQQTAHYRNALLALRATWLASERFDPDEFARYVRALSAPQSLPGLRAFAFNRAVEERDRAAYVQRIRREYSAHDPIYNRFDIYPDGIRERYHVVEMIQPPSGNQRSLGYDLGTSEVRRVTVEHALQHGFAATPPIQLQQAPGVLAILILAPLRNVADTTASAADTRDTVAASFLVNEMVNAAISPSLRKQFHLRITDLGATEAAIDTATPLYADNTPPGVDSDPRTVTREESFGGRRWQLRFQPTEPAARPLADTVLFGLLAAGALLAGLVSHLAMQHARRVVRHQALVRLGSDCILELDAGGRVREADNAAQRITGLPPREWEGEPLWRKVAEEDALDVERAVRQCIERREPVVIECRVPDDSGGPPRWISMRLGNHLDHPYLGCLFAQISNIDARKEVEAEVARLAFYDPLTGLPNRRLLEARAELTLAAARRHNGHAAVMVLDLDGFKEINDSAGHAVGDEVLAQLATRLRHVVRDSDTVARLGGDEFVILLGEPAGEAEVRTAAVRISHALTVPLTAAGHNWLVTASVGIALHPDHGDNFADLLGAADTAMYRSKRTGRGLTTVASGRSAGATPRSTY
- a CDS encoding RNA-binding S4 domain-containing protein; amino-acid sequence: MTTSPSGSDDARTRIDKWLWAARFFKHRTGATDAVDGGKVKLNGSAVKPARDVKVGDRLDITIGEEQFTVVVRAIADKRGPASVAQTLYEETPDSVERRQAGREQRKLAATPGADLHGRPTKRDRRQIRRFTDF